The Haloarcula sp. CBA1127 genomic interval TCGCCGACTCGACCGGCCAGCGCGTACCAGCGCCCGGCGGTCGATGTCGCCGCGGCGAGCCGGTCCCCGTCGGTTGCGACAGCGCCGACGGTGTCAGTGCCGCTGAAATGCTCACGAACCCAGTCGAGGTGGTCAGCGGGGCCACCGTCGGGCGGGTCCGCGCGCTCGTATCGCTGTCGCGTCTCTGCAGTCGTGAGGTCCCGGCCGGTTTCGACCCCTGTACCAGCCGCGAACTCAACGGCCTCGTCGCCGGCAAGGAGGACGTGTGGCGTCTCAGTTGCCACAGTATGGGCTACATCCGCGGCGTGTACAACGCCAGACATTGCACACGCCGCTCCGACCACGCCGCCGTCGGTCATCAGTCCAGCGTCAGTCCGGACTTCGCCGTCGCTCTGGATTGCCCCACCGACACCAGCGTTGAACGCCGGGTCGGATTCGAGCGGCCGAAGCGCGGCCAGCACCGCCTCCATCGGACCCTCCGCCTCCGTTGCCTGTTCAGCGGCGTCTGTGAGCGTTTCCTGCCGAGTAGTCGGTGACTCCGGTGGACTGCCCGCGCCGCCGTGGACGATGACGTGCATACAGCCCCGTTGACACACGAAAGGCATATCACCTCCGGGAATTGCGATAGTGACGTGCCGGCGTGCGGTCGTGACCTTTCTTTACGCACTGTGTTACCACGTCTGAGGCAAAGCGGCACGCCTTTAGGGGCGACTATCAATTGGCGGAATATGGGCTACGATTACGACAAAGTGGAGGTTCCCGACGAGGGACAGCAGATTCAGGTCACGGA includes:
- a CDS encoding isoaspartyl peptidase/L-asparaginase gives rise to the protein MHVIVHGGAGSPPESPTTRQETLTDAAEQATEAEGPMEAVLAALRPLESDPAFNAGVGGAIQSDGEVRTDAGLMTDGGVVGAACAMSGVVHAADVAHTVATETPHVLLAGDEAVEFAAGTGVETGRDLTTAETRQRYERADPPDGGPADHLDWVREHFSGTDTVGAVATDGDRLAAATSTAGRWYALAGRVGDVPQVGAGFYADSRGGASATGEGEAIARFGVARRAVELLDTYGPKQAAEEAIAEFEDATGGRAGVIVLDHAGHTGAERNTAAMQTATK